One part of the Solea solea chromosome 16, fSolSol10.1, whole genome shotgun sequence genome encodes these proteins:
- the med9 gene encoding mediator of RNA polymerase II transcription subunit 9, translating into MAVAQLKAEKESDDCSLLPLVHDIIKCMDKDSQDIHQELAKLKAKIQEAREQISNMPGIDCSPLDQQQQLATLREQVRTKNQLLQKYKSLCMFDVPKAS; encoded by the exons ATGGCGGTGGCTCAGCtgaaggcagagaaagagagcgatGACTGCTCTCTACTGCCGTTAGTTCATGATATTATCAAATG CATGGACAAGGACAGCCAAGATATCCACCAGGAACTAGCGAAGCTGAAGGCAAAGATCCAGGAGGCTCGGGAGCAGATCTCCAACATGCCCGGGATAGACTGCAGTCCCCTGgatcagcaacagcagctggCTACGCTGCGTGAGCAGGTCCGCACCAAGAACCAGCTGCTGCAGAAATACAAAAGCCTGTGCATGTTCGACGTACCGAAGGCATCGTGA